TATGCATTTAAagatattacgatttacgaatacagacggatggacagacctaGCGTGATTCGGGATTGTGGCGCTATTTGCCACTGTTTTATCTCGCGTCAACCAAAcacaatattatcatatttcgTCGCTTTCTTTCCACTAACGATGAGTGACAAAATCTttaaaggtgcctcttcacgATGTTCCATACTGGCCTACTACAAGTCATCACCATTGTGTAGGTGCAATGGTATATGATGGCCGACAATGGCCACTGGATTGCCAGGCACCAATAAGCCTTGTTTAACACCAAGTGATAGTGGTCTACAGTTCACAATGACCTGCAGTGGGCCATCgtgggccattgtgtactgCTTAAGACCTTCGTGATTCTCTCAAGTTTGACTTGCAAATATTTTACGAAACCAATGTCACTCACCCATAATACGGTTGCAGACCGTAGCTGTATATCTCCCACAGCACCACACCATACGACCAAATGTCACTTTCAGTTGTAAACTTTCCATAAAGTATTGACTCTGGTGGCATCCATCTCACAGGTAGCAGACTTTTTGACTGTACCTGTTGGGATAGGCACATCTTAGTAGATTATGTAtttgtaactagatgacgcccgcaactacgttgcgcaaaaattcgtttaccgcccgggaaccgtacatttttcctggataaaaagtatccaatgtccttttctGAGAcacaaaagtatctccattcccaACAAAACCAGTTCagtggttcgggcgtgaagagaagcgaacagacagacagacacaatttcgcatttgtaatattggtATTGATAATAAAAGATACgaatataaaattgatataCAATACTTACTCTATAGTAGTCTGAACTGTAGATGTCTCTTGAGAGCCCAAAATCTGATATTTTTACTACAAAATCATCTGACACCAGACAATTTCTAGCAGCTAAATCACGGTGGACGTAATGGTGTGAGGCTAGGTACTGCATGCCCGAGGCTATGTTGCAGGCAATGTTCAGTAGTCTCATGGCAGGGAGCCCTTTGCCCGAGGGAGGTGCTCGGCCCATTAAGAATTCGTGCAGGTCCCCGCGAGCCATAAACTCAAACAGCATACACAGGGGCTCCTCCCTCAGGGCCACACCCACAATGCACACAATATTCTCATGATTCAGTTCTGATATTAAATCTATCTCCCTTCTGAAATCTGCCTTCGTTTTTGCCGACGCATTTTCTTTGAGAGCCTTAACTGCAACATACTGAGTCTCACCATTCTTCTTCAGTGCTCCTTTGTACACTTTTCCAAATGCTCCCTCGCCCAACTCTTCCAAGAATTTAATTTGTGACAATGAGTACTGGGGTATTCGTAAAATACCATTGCCTCTGGTGCTTTGAGTTTGCAAATGGGGCTGATTTTCGTTATTCTGGTTTGATAGCAGCTCATTCATTTCTATGGGCGAGTTTAGTCTAGAATTGCCGTAAATGTTTTTGTCAGCATTAGGTAAATTGATGTCTCTTATATTAGCCGCATTTCTTTTGTTCTGGTGCCTGTAGAAGAGACACACTATGAATCCTATTATACCACAGGTGAGTATCAGGAATATTGCAACTATGTAGATCCAAATTTTATGAGCACATTTAGGTATATCACATAGTTTAGCTATCTTTCCATCATTGTCCACAACACACCACGGCTCTGATTTAATTCCCCCGGGATTTCTACAGTAGCTGTGTCGGCCCGCAAGCTCCGGATGTTCAGAGACTTTTACATACATCTGTTTCGACCACTCTATACAAGGTAGCCCATCACTTGTTACATTTGCTCGGCCCAAGTATCCACTACCATTTTCCCAGTAGCATTCATCATCTGAAACCATGATGGTACCTATTCCGATCTTCAAGCAGTCGGGATCATTCTCTGGCAAGTCCTGGCATTCCTCCAAAGTGAGCTGCTGGCCAATGTGAGGATGTCTCTTGGCAATGGCATACTCCATTTGACAGAGTTCATTCTCCAGTATTTCACAGTCTTGTTTACAAACTCTTCTCAAAACTGATGAATTGTAgcggtaattaaatatttgcattGAGACATTTTTATCAGGGTTCTCTATGGCTTCTGAGATGTCGGTAGTATCATTTAAAATCTTCCTAGCTTGAGCGAGAAAGAAATCATTGGTTTCAATGTGATGGCGACAAATGGGGAATGTGGAATAGCAGAGGCTTGGAAGTGCATAATTTTCACAGTGAGAGCTTATGTCATTAGAATATCGGGTAACCTGGAGAGCTTTCTTCAGTTTGTCCTCCAGAGCTACCTGCGTAGTTTCATACGGTATATAGACAAACTGGCCCTGCAGGAATGTACTACATACCATACCTGTGTACTCCTGACATAGAGGTTCAAGTTTCTTAGGTGAGAATTTCTTTTCTTTGGGTTCCTCTACTTTTTCATCAATGGTAATACTTTCAGGCAAAAGGTTCGTAGTCGCCTTTATATCGATCGCAATACTGTTGTCGCCGTTCGGCAGGGAGGTGGTGAGAATTGGAAGATTGGTATTGCTCTCTTCTACCACCAGCCTAGTTGTCATCTTCTTTTCGTACGATTGTTTTATAACACAAGTGTAGTTGGCTTCATCGCCGaaattgaggtttttaattttGAGGTAGGTACCAATACTCCCATTGACATTATCAACTTTggttgatatttttatttggtTGGTTTCATGGAGTATCTTGTTGTCCTTCAGCCAGTACAGCTTGACGTTCTTCATGAGCGTTTGTTGAATATGTTCGGGCGGGAACTCTTTGAGGGAAGTTTCGATGCCTTCTTTGTTTTTGGTGTAGTGTACGACCTTAGTGAAGTTCATCATCGCCTCGCACTTGAGCCGCACGTCCGACGACACCGGCTTCCTGACGATCGGCGGCAGAGGTTTAGCGAAATATATATCCAGCTTTATATTCCATATTTTTTGTTCCGAAGACGAATTTGACTTCACAGAAGTGAAAGTTTCACTTTTGTTTACGAGCGACTGATGGCACTTGTCGAgtattgagaaaaaaactaaaatgtatAGATATTCCATCGCGAACACTTTCCATACAACTTGTAATAACTATCGACGCGGTTTTGTTACATTATCGTAGCGAATCTTATCAAAATTATCATCAGACACCCCTCACCCAACTTCACCGAACTGTTTTCTATCTTAGcacgtataaaaaatacatgaaGCATTTGATTTATGCATAAGATTTTTGCCTAGAAATTAATCACAAAAATTATACCACCAATCAAATAAGAAAATTAGcaaataatttcaattttgtttgacGATTATTCGCCATTCTCATTCAATCACAAACTTCATGTCACTTTGATGTCACTTGATGTCTTTCATCTTACTTCTTCTTCgtcataaactttttttttcttatttatggCACTCGGCTTTTTAAGCATGACCAGAGCCAAGTAAAAATATAAGGCGGGAAAATTGCGGGAAAACAAATAAATTCTTCATGATCCCCATTTTTCACTTGTTGCAcaacactatgatgttgccactttttaatttcttccttTTTTTTGACAAACAGTTTAGTGCTTTGTGCTTAAAACCGGAAGAACGACTCTAGGCGTCTTTCAAAGATGACTTTTGTGATTTGTCTGTATTATTGCGGCTCTtcacgatgggccagcgtagtgggccatcacgatggcccagcgtggggaggacgtagtggcgtaggatggccgatggcgccagcgctggccgtggaatggcggcggtgtcagttttatatatatatatatatatatatatatatatatatatatatatatatatatat
This genomic window from Aricia agestis chromosome 2, ilAriAges1.1, whole genome shotgun sequence contains:
- the LOC121740071 gene encoding tyrosine-protein kinase transmembrane receptor Ror-like; the encoded protein is MEYLYILVFFSILDKCHQSLVNKSETFTSVKSNSSSEQKIWNIKLDIYFAKPLPPIVRKPVSSDVRLKCEAMMNFTKVVHYTKNKEGIETSLKEFPPEHIQQTLMKNVKLYWLKDNKILHETNQIKISTKVDNVNGSIGTYLKIKNLNFGDEANYTCVIKQSYEKKMTTRLVVEESNTNLPILTTSLPNGDNSIAIDIKATTNLLPESITIDEKVEEPKEKKFSPKKLEPLCQEYTGMVCSTFLQGQFVYIPYETTQVALEDKLKKALQVTRYSNDISSHCENYALPSLCYSTFPICRHHIETNDFFLAQARKILNDTTDISEAIENPDKNVSMQIFNYRYNSSVLRRVCKQDCEILENELCQMEYAIAKRHPHIGQQLTLEECQDLPENDPDCLKIGIGTIMVSDDECYWENGSGYLGRANVTSDGLPCIEWSKQMYVKVSEHPELAGRHSYCRNPGGIKSEPWCVVDNDGKIAKLCDIPKCAHKIWIYIVAIFLILTCGIIGFIVCLFYRHQNKRNAANIRDINLPNADKNIYGNSRLNSPIEMNELLSNQNNENQPHLQTQSTRGNGILRIPQYSLSQIKFLEELGEGAFGKVYKGALKKNGETQYVAVKALKENASAKTKADFRREIDLISELNHENIVCIVGVALREEPLCMLFEFMARGDLHEFLMGRAPPSGKGLPAMRLLNIACNIASGMQYLASHHYVHRDLAARNCLVSDDFVVKISDFGLSRDIYSSDYYRVQSKSLLPVRWMPPESILYGKFTTESDIWSYGVVLWEIYSYGLQPYYGYSNQEVIAMVRAGELLAAPAACPPPMYALMRDCWRHVPQRRPNFEEIVHRLQDWIQTGGCPEVAAPASESGSCGRRRDERAPLLPPHASNGSLATSLKLPRDDTSSTCSDLPPLAPKTKKYSSGSLIDTDRVGKETVVRIPNNYGNEI